The Bradysia coprophila strain Holo2 chromosome II, BU_Bcop_v1, whole genome shotgun sequence genome has a segment encoding these proteins:
- the LOC119074300 gene encoding ras-related protein Rab-9B — MTSMRPSKTTLLKVVILGDGGVGKSCLMNRFVTNVFDENSFHTIGVEFLNKDIEVDGEKYTLQIWDTAGQERFKALRTPFYRGSDICLLAYAIDDLASFKGLAQWREEFIKYADITSNQFPFIVVGNKNDVSPANREVTSESVSIWCQEYNISSFIETSAKMSKNIVEAFKLAVQQWQALEKSTERALRAHGETIDLTQGVNLQPADRSCCSSNVTSNPNSPQTRRHEVFK; from the exons ATGACATCAATGAGACCATCGAAAACGACTTTATTGAAAGTCGTCATATTAGGGGATGGAGGAGTGGGTAAAAGTTGCCTGATGAATCGGTTTGTGACCAACGTATTCGATGAAAACAGTTTTCATACGATCGGCGTTGAGTTTCTGAACAAAGACATCGAAGTAGATGGGGAAAAGTACACGTTACAG ATTTGGGACACTGCTGGACAGGAACGTTTCAAg GCTCTGCGAACTCCTTTTTATCGAGGATCAGACATCTGCTTGTTAGCCTACGCTATCGATGATCTAGCCAGCTTCAAAGGACTGGCTCAATGGCGAGAAGAATTTATCAAATATGCCGACATTACGTCGAATCAATTCCCATTTATTGTGGTTGGAAACAAG AACGATGTGTCGCCAGCCAATCGTGAAGTGACGTCGGAATCGGTTTCAATTTGGTGCCAAGAATACAACATATCCAGTTTCATCGAAACATCGGCCAAAATGTCAAAGAACATTGTCGAAGCTTTCAAATTGGCCGTGCAACAGTGGCAAGCGCTGGAAAAGTCAACGGAACGTGCTCTGCGCGCTCACGGTGAAACCATCGATCTGACACAGGGTGTAAATTTGCAACCGGCCGACCGGTCATGCTGCAGCAGCAATGTCACCAGCAATCCGAATAGTCCGCAAACGAGACGACACGAAGTGTTTAAGTGA
- the LOC119079985 gene encoding prostatic acid phosphatase-like, translating into MELFTNYFSLRENRNMFYLLVTSCVLFQVNSAVLEGDRGTSNIQRKGDLVFVHVLHRHGDRSPFEQYPGDKYDISYWPQGWGQLTNLGKQQQLELGQWLRRRYKHFLSSTYHVSDVFVQSSDTDRTLMSAEVNLAGLFPPVKNQIWNSLLLWQPIPIHTTPVTSDNLLAGTMPECPSYHTAFDKYVESVEMKLFRETNQPLYEFLSIHTGATVSHFDDIWSVTDIYDSWLCQRTHNLSLPQWSQTLYPNNEKFYKAALNAFLLPTATKHLSKFSAGFLLKDLLDRFSSKVQHSLQPNRKLFIYSTHDFNIFNLLISLNIFDDKFIPYAAAVIFELRQYKNDHYVQIFYKNSNESPDPIHIPGCGTMCPLSTMYEFYDDILPKNNFTTECKMDE; encoded by the exons ATGGAATTGTTTACAAACTATTTTAGTTTGCGTGAGAATCGTAACATGTTCTATTTGTTGGTAACGTCTTGCGTTCTATTCCAAGTAAATTCGGCAGTACTTGAAGGCGATCGCGGCACAAGTAACATTCAAAGAAAGGGTGATCTAGTGTTTGTCCATGTG CTGCATCGACATGGCGATCGAAGTCCCTTCGAGCAATACCCTGGTGACAAATACGACATTTCATACTGGCCACAAGGATGGGGTCAACTAACAAAC CTGGGAAAGCAGCAGCAGCTTGAATTAGGACAATGGCTTCGTCgcagatacaaacattttttaagcAGCACGTACCACGTAAGCGATGTATTCGTGCAATCTTCCGATACCGATCGAACGTTGATGAGTGCAGAAGTTAATTTGGCGGGGCTGTTTCCGCCGGTAAAGAATCAAATTTGGAACTCGCTGTTGTTATGGCAACCGATTCCGATACACACAACGCCTGTAACATCTGATAATTTGCTTGCTGGTACGATGCCTGAGTGTCCATCGTACCACACTGCTTTTGACAAATATGTCGAATcggttgaaatgaaattgttccGAGAAACGAATCAGCCGTTGTACGAATTTCTATCCATACATACCGGAGCGACGGTGAGTCATTTCGATGATATATGGAGTGTAACGGACATTTATGACTCATGGTTGTGTCAAAGGACTCACAATCTATC CCTCCCTCAATGGTCGCAGACATTGTATCcgaacaatgaaaaattttacaaagcTGCACTGAACGCTTTTTTACTGCCGACAGCAACGAAACATTTATCCAAATTTTCCGCTGGATTTTTGTTAAAGGATTTACTGGACCGTTTTTCCAGTAAAGTTCAACATTCGCTTCAACCGAACCGAAAGTTGTTCATCTACAGTACTCACGATTTCAATATCTTCAATTTGTTAATTTCTCTCAACATCTTTGAC GACAAATTCATTCCCTATGCTGCTGCTGTAATCTTCGAACTGAGACAGTACAAGAACGACCATTACGTGCagatattttacaaaaattcgaaCGAATCTCCAGATCCGATTCATATTCCCGGTTGTGGAACTATGTGTCCGTTGTCGACTATGTATGAATTTTACGATGATATTTTGCCGAAAAATAACTTCACCACCGAATGTAAAATGGACGaataa